The Bradyrhizobium betae genomic interval GATCGCGGCCGCGATCGTGGCGTGGCGCTATGCCGTCGCTGCGGAACGAAAATCGCTCGAACAAATCGCGCGGCCGCTCGCCTTTATGGAGTAAGCTCATGAAATCGGAACTGGCGGAAATGCCGATGGTCGACGAACAAGCCGCGCGTAACGACAATGAGAGGCCGGAATCGGTGCCGGTGCCGCATGCGTTGGTCCCGCATCTCGACGAGACCGCGATCCTGCTCGACATCGACGGCACGCTGCTCGACCTGATGCCGACGCCGCGCGAGGTGTGGGTGCCGTCGGGCCTGTCAGAGACGCTGAGCCGGCTGACCGAACGCACGTCCGGCGCGCTGGCGATGGTCAGCGGCCGCTCGCTCAACGACATCGACCTGATCTTCGCGCCCGAGGTGTTTCGCGCGGTCGCAGGTCACGGCGCGGAGATGCGCCTGTCGGTGGGCAATGAGGCCGACGAGGTGAACGCACCGCCGATGGACAAGGAGTTGAAGCGGCGGCTCGCTGCGGTCGCAAAGCTCAGCCCCGGGATCCTGCTCGAGGACAAGGGCTATTCGCTGGCGCTGCACTATCGCCTCGCGCCGCATGCGGAGAAGGCGATCTATGAAGCTGTCTCGCTGATACGCGCCGATCTGCCCAACGCGCCGATCGAGGTGCTGCCCGGCAAGTTCGTCTGCGAGATCAAGCATTCCGGTTTTACCAAGGCGACCGGCGTGCGCGAATTGATGAAGCACGAGCCGTTCAGGGGACGTCGTCCGATCTTCATCGGTGACGACGTCACCGATGAAACCGTGTTCGCGATCATGCCTGATATGAACGGGCTCTCGTTCTCGGTCGGCCGCCGCGCGATGGGCGTTGACGGCCATTTCGACGCGCCGAGCGATGTGCGCGCGTTCCTGGCACGGCTGCTCGACGACACAAGGTTGGAATAAGGCGTCGTCACCGCGGGGCCACATTGTCGTTGGCGAAAGTTCCTGCGAGCGCGCAATTCATGCTGTGCATCCCGGCGAGAAAAGCCGCCTTTGTCGAGCGATATCGCCGGGTTCCCGCGATTTAAAACTGGTTCCAACGCGCATGCCTGATTTTGGTTTCAATCGGTAGAAATGATGACAGGAACCATATTGATGAACGGCAGTTAAATGGGGTGGAATGAACAGGA includes:
- the otsB gene encoding trehalose-phosphatase codes for the protein MKSELAEMPMVDEQAARNDNERPESVPVPHALVPHLDETAILLDIDGTLLDLMPTPREVWVPSGLSETLSRLTERTSGALAMVSGRSLNDIDLIFAPEVFRAVAGHGAEMRLSVGNEADEVNAPPMDKELKRRLAAVAKLSPGILLEDKGYSLALHYRLAPHAEKAIYEAVSLIRADLPNAPIEVLPGKFVCEIKHSGFTKATGVRELMKHEPFRGRRPIFIGDDVTDETVFAIMPDMNGLSFSVGRRAMGVDGHFDAPSDVRAFLARLLDDTRLE